A part of Deltaproteobacteria bacterium genomic DNA contains:
- a CDS encoding BrnT family toxin encodes MRFTWDPQKAASNLKKHGVSFIEAASVFADPLAAMVEDALDPERAIPDRSVREGACSARCLHRAIRGHDSHHQRETRYVP; translated from the coding sequence GTGCGGTTCACGTGGGACCCACAGAAGGCCGCGTCGAACCTGAAGAAGCACGGAGTCTCGTTCATTGAGGCCGCTTCTGTGTTCGCTGACCCGCTCGCGGCGATGGTGGAGGACGCACTGGACCCTGAGCGCGCGATTCCTGATCGATCAGTCCGAGAAGGGGCGTGTTCTGCTCGTTGTCTTCATCGAGCAATCCGAGGACACGATTCACATCATCAGCGCGAGACGCGCTACGTCCCATGA